The following proteins are co-located in the Pseudomonas cavernae genome:
- a CDS encoding protealysin inhibitor emfourin produces MKVHFVQSGGFVGVVKGCVLDTAVLDQDEAQELQRLVKASGIASSGVYFSAQARDVQQYEITIEDESPVSVAFDDLSLPSSARLLVGFLKKRARPQGLG; encoded by the coding sequence ATGAAAGTCCACTTTGTGCAATCAGGTGGGTTCGTCGGGGTAGTCAAAGGCTGCGTGCTCGACACCGCCGTCCTTGACCAGGATGAGGCGCAAGAACTCCAACGTCTGGTCAAGGCGAGCGGCATCGCCAGCTCGGGCGTCTATTTCTCCGCGCAGGCCAGGGATGTTCAGCAGTACGAAATCACCATCGAAGACGAGAGCCCGGTCTCGGTCGCGTTCGATGACTTGAGCCTGCCGTCCTCCGCCCGGCTCTTGGTCGGTTTCCTGAAAAAGCGCGCGCGGCCGCAAGGCCTCGGCTGA
- a CDS encoding M4 family metallopeptidase: protein MCARDPLHCIIPPYIIEHLAQSADPEVRCRAIANLAASKTFRAVRTTAQAMPGLLATMSPARSKHRLVYDAGHTDQLPGALVRAEGQNGVADPAVNEAYDGSGDTYDFFHELFQRNSLDANGMSLISTVHVAEVDYCGEFTPMNNAFWNGQQMAYGDGDGSIFQRFTRSLEVIGHELSHGVQSFTSNLSYFGQSGALNEHFADVFGILVRQWRHGETAADASWLIGAEVLVPAPTRRGIRDMEKPGTAFVNDPELGNDPQPAHMSKLYTGPRDNGGVHINSGIPNRAFVLVAKALGGNAWDVAGRIWYETLVQLTSSSQFVDCARVSVQIAGMPKYGAVAKKAVKAAWKQVGIQV, encoded by the coding sequence ATGTGCGCACGTGATCCGCTCCACTGCATCATCCCGCCGTACATCATCGAGCACCTGGCCCAGTCGGCCGACCCGGAGGTGCGCTGCCGGGCGATCGCCAACCTCGCCGCGAGCAAGACGTTCCGTGCCGTGCGCACCACGGCCCAGGCCATGCCGGGCTTGCTGGCGACCATGTCGCCCGCGCGCAGCAAGCACCGGCTGGTCTATGACGCCGGGCACACGGACCAGTTGCCCGGCGCGCTGGTCCGCGCCGAAGGCCAGAACGGTGTGGCCGATCCGGCGGTGAACGAGGCTTACGACGGCTCCGGGGATACCTACGATTTCTTCCATGAATTGTTCCAGCGCAACTCGCTCGACGCCAACGGCATGAGCCTGATTTCCACCGTGCACGTCGCCGAGGTGGATTACTGTGGCGAGTTCACGCCGATGAACAACGCCTTCTGGAATGGCCAGCAAATGGCCTACGGCGATGGTGATGGCAGCATCTTCCAACGCTTCACCCGCTCCTTGGAGGTCATCGGCCACGAGCTGAGCCACGGGGTCCAGTCGTTCACCAGCAACCTGAGTTACTTCGGTCAGTCGGGCGCGCTCAATGAGCACTTTGCCGATGTGTTCGGCATCCTGGTGCGGCAGTGGAGGCACGGCGAGACGGCCGCTGATGCCAGTTGGCTGATCGGCGCCGAGGTGCTGGTGCCGGCGCCCACCCGGCGCGGGATTCGCGACATGGAGAAGCCCGGCACGGCGTTCGTCAACGACCCCGAGCTGGGCAATGACCCCCAGCCGGCGCACATGTCCAAGCTCTATACTGGCCCGCGGGATAACGGCGGCGTGCACATCAACTCGGGGATTCCCAACCGGGCTTTCGTGCTGGTGGCCAAGGCGCTCGGCGGCAATGCCTGGGACGTCGCCGGGCGGATCTGGTACGAGACCCTGGTGCAACTCACCTCGTCCAGCCAGTTTGTCGATTGCGCCCGGGTGAGCGTGCAAATCGCCGGCATGCCGAAATACGGCGCGGTGGCGAAAAAGGCGGTCAAGGCCGCGTGGAAACAGGTTGGCATCCAGGTGTAA
- a CDS encoding LysR family transcriptional regulator produces the protein MSQALPDLKLLRIFVSVVRNQGFAAAQQELNLSTSAISTYMSQLESQLGLSLCHRGRGGFSLTSKGELFFQETLRLFGELEGFERYSAALKGELRGTLNLGVLDSTVSDPALPLAEVIGAYSQEHAAVHLHLSVMSPYELQLGVLDNRLDLAIGAFSTRMNGLVYQPLYREQHWLYCSERHPLFAERRIPAEVITQQRMVGRGYWSQAELARHGFKHSAATVESMEAQLILVLSGAYIGYLPEHYAQPWVEQERLRVLLPATFGYQAPFSLILRRGRSREPLIQTFRDLLKAQLNQS, from the coding sequence ATGAGCCAGGCTCTGCCCGATCTCAAGCTGCTGCGCATCTTCGTCAGCGTGGTGCGCAACCAGGGTTTCGCCGCCGCGCAGCAGGAGCTGAACCTGTCCACCTCGGCGATCAGCACCTACATGAGCCAACTGGAAAGCCAGCTGGGCCTGAGCCTCTGCCATCGCGGCCGCGGCGGCTTCAGCCTGACCAGCAAGGGCGAGCTGTTCTTCCAGGAAACCCTGCGCCTGTTCGGCGAGCTGGAAGGTTTCGAGCGCTACTCGGCGGCGCTCAAGGGCGAGCTGCGCGGCACCTTGAACCTCGGCGTGCTCGATTCCACCGTCAGCGACCCGGCCCTGCCGCTGGCCGAGGTGATCGGCGCTTACAGCCAGGAGCACGCGGCGGTGCACCTGCACCTGTCGGTGATGAGCCCCTACGAACTGCAACTGGGCGTGCTCGACAACCGCCTGGATCTGGCCATCGGCGCCTTCTCCACGCGCATGAACGGCCTGGTCTACCAGCCGCTGTACCGCGAGCAGCACTGGCTGTACTGCAGCGAACGCCATCCGCTGTTCGCCGAACGGCGCATCCCCGCCGAAGTCATCACCCAGCAGCGCATGGTCGGCCGCGGCTACTGGAGCCAGGCCGAACTGGCCCGCCACGGCTTCAAGCACAGCGCGGCGACGGTGGAATCGATGGAGGCGCAACTGATTCTGGTGCTGTCCGGCGCCTACATCGGCTACCTGCCCGAGCATTACGCGCAACCCTGGGTCGAACAGGAACGCTTACGTGTGCTGCTGCCGGCGACCTTCGGCTACCAGGCGCCGTTTTCCCTGATCCTGCGCCGCGGCCGCTCGCGCGAGCCCTTGATCCAGACCTTTCGCGATTTGCTCAAGGCGCAGCTCAATCAGAGCTAA
- the speB gene encoding agmatinase, whose product MDKILHQPLGGNEMPRFGGIATMMRLPHIQTPEQLNALDAAFVGVPLDIGTSLRSGTRFGPREIRAESVMIRPYNMATGAAPFDSLNVADIGDVAINTFNLLDAVRIIEQEYDRILDHGIVPLTLGGDHTITLPILRAIKKKHGKVGLVHIDAHADVNDHMFGEKIAHGTTFRRAVEEDLLDCDRVVQIGLRAQGYTAEDFNWSRKQGFRVVQAEECWHKSLAPLMEEVRAKVDGGPVYLSFDIDGIDPAWAPGTGTPEIGGLTTIQAIEIIRGCHGLDLIGCDLVEVSPPYDTTGNTSLLGANLLYEMLCVLPGVQRR is encoded by the coding sequence GTGGACAAGATCCTCCACCAGCCCCTGGGCGGCAATGAAATGCCCCGTTTCGGCGGCATCGCCACCATGATGCGCCTGCCGCATATCCAGACTCCCGAACAGCTCAACGCCCTCGACGCCGCCTTCGTCGGCGTGCCGCTGGACATCGGCACCTCGCTGCGTTCCGGCACCCGCTTCGGCCCGCGCGAAATCCGCGCCGAATCCGTGATGATCCGCCCCTACAACATGGCCACCGGCGCCGCGCCGTTCGACTCGCTGAACGTGGCCGACATCGGCGACGTGGCGATCAACACCTTCAACCTGCTGGACGCCGTGCGCATCATCGAGCAGGAATACGACCGCATCCTCGACCACGGCATCGTCCCGCTGACCCTCGGCGGCGACCACACCATCACCCTGCCGATCCTGCGGGCGATCAAGAAGAAGCACGGCAAGGTCGGCCTGGTGCACATCGACGCCCATGCCGACGTCAACGACCACATGTTCGGCGAGAAGATCGCCCACGGCACCACCTTCCGCCGCGCGGTGGAGGAAGACCTGCTCGACTGCGACCGCGTGGTGCAGATCGGCCTGCGCGCCCAGGGCTACACCGCCGAGGACTTCAACTGGAGCCGCAAGCAGGGCTTTCGCGTGGTGCAGGCCGAGGAGTGCTGGCACAAGTCGCTCGCCCCGCTGATGGAGGAAGTGCGCGCCAAGGTCGACGGCGGCCCGGTGTACCTGTCGTTCGACATCGACGGTATCGACCCGGCCTGGGCGCCCGGCACCGGCACCCCGGAGATCGGTGGCCTGACCACCATCCAGGCGATCGAGATCATCCGCGGCTGCCACGGCCTGGACCTCATCGGCTGCGACCTGGTCGAGGTCTCCCCGCCCTACGACACCACCGGCAACACCTCGCTGCTCGGCGCCAACCTGCTCTACGAAATGCTCTGCGTGCTGCCCGGAGTGCAGCGGCGCTAA
- a CDS encoding sodium:solute symporter, whose product MALDLFVVLLYVAAMLALGWYGMRRAKTREDYLVAGRNLGPGFYLGTMAATVLGGASTIGTVRLGYVHGISGFWLCAALGLGIIGISLFLAKPLLKLKIYTVTQVLERRFNPTARHASAAIMLVYALMIGATSTIAIGTVMQVLFGLPFWVSILLGGGIVVLYSTIGGMWSLTLTDIVQFLIMTVGLMFILMPMSISDAGGWDALVTKLPASYFDFTAIGWDTIVTYFLIYFFGIFIGQDIWQRVFTARSEKIAKVAGSVAGIYCVLFGLACALTGMAAKVLLPDLDNVNNAFATIVQVSLPDGVRGLVVAAALAALMSTASAGLLAASTTAAQDLWPLLSGRKGEEGSVHENRIFTLLLGLVVLGTALVVSDVLSALTLAYNLLVGGMLIPLLGAIYWKRATTGAAITSMVLGSLTAALFMVKDGLEANTPIYYSLAIGAVSFVAISLLSRRPAPAASLA is encoded by the coding sequence ATGGCTTTGGATCTATTCGTCGTCCTCCTCTATGTCGCCGCCATGCTGGCGCTCGGCTGGTACGGCATGCGCCGCGCCAAGACCCGCGAGGACTACCTGGTCGCCGGGCGTAATCTCGGCCCCGGCTTCTACCTCGGCACCATGGCCGCCACCGTGCTCGGCGGTGCCTCGACCATCGGCACCGTGCGTCTCGGCTACGTCCATGGGATTTCCGGCTTCTGGCTGTGCGCCGCGCTCGGCCTGGGCATCATCGGCATCAGCCTGTTCCTCGCCAAGCCGCTGCTGAAGCTGAAGATCTACACCGTCACCCAGGTGCTGGAACGCCGCTTCAACCCCACCGCCCGCCACGCCAGCGCGGCGATCATGCTGGTCTATGCGCTGATGATCGGCGCCACCTCGACCATCGCCATCGGCACGGTGATGCAGGTGCTGTTCGGCCTGCCGTTCTGGGTTTCGATCCTGCTCGGCGGCGGCATCGTGGTGCTCTACTCCACCATCGGCGGCATGTGGTCGCTGACCCTCACCGACATCGTGCAGTTCCTGATCATGACCGTCGGCCTGATGTTCATCCTCATGCCCATGTCGATCAGCGACGCCGGCGGCTGGGATGCGCTGGTGACCAAGCTGCCGGCCAGCTATTTCGATTTCACCGCGATCGGCTGGGACACCATCGTCACCTACTTCCTGATCTACTTCTTCGGCATCTTCATTGGCCAGGACATCTGGCAGCGGGTGTTCACCGCCCGTAGCGAGAAGATCGCCAAGGTCGCCGGCTCCGTCGCCGGCATCTACTGCGTGCTCTTCGGCCTGGCCTGCGCGTTGACCGGCATGGCCGCCAAGGTTCTGCTGCCGGATCTGGACAACGTCAACAACGCCTTCGCCACCATCGTCCAGGTCAGCCTGCCGGACGGCGTCCGTGGCCTGGTCGTCGCCGCCGCCCTGGCCGCGCTGATGTCCACCGCCAGCGCCGGCCTGCTCGCCGCCTCGACCACCGCCGCCCAGGACCTGTGGCCGCTGCTCAGCGGGCGCAAGGGCGAGGAAGGCAGCGTCCACGAGAACCGCATCTTCACCCTGCTGCTGGGCCTGGTAGTGCTGGGCACCGCGCTGGTGGTCAGCGACGTGCTCAGCGCCCTGACCCTGGCCTACAACCTGTTGGTCGGCGGCATGCTGATCCCGCTGCTCGGCGCCATCTACTGGAAGCGCGCCACCACCGGCGCGGCGATCACCAGCATGGTCCTCGGCAGCCTCACCGCCGCCCTGTTCATGGTCAAGGACGGCCTGGAGGCGAACACGCCGATCTACTACAGCCTGGCCATCGGCGCCGTCAGCTTCGTCGCCATCAGCCTACTGTCGCGCCGCCCGGCCCCGGCCGCCAGCCTGGCCTGA